From one Halothece sp. PCC 7418 genomic stretch:
- the ctpA gene encoding carboxyl-terminal processing protease CtpA, translated as MIKSTFWQKLFTVIVVIGIAWLSWTTNATAYYNEEEKIFLQAWRIVNQAYLDDSFNNQNWWFVRQRFLEKGFSDREATYQAIEEMLATLDDPFTRLLRPEQYRSLQVNTSGELSGVGLQIDINAQTKQLEVVTPIDGSPAEQAGVKPRDRVLEIDGVSTKNLSLDEAASRMRGKVGTHVTLTVESGTGENATVRDIDIVRDRISLNPVYARLDNNGESPIGYLRLAQFSANATKEIAHSVADLENQGAQGFILDLRNNPGGLLQAGIETARLWLNSGTVVHTVNRQGMIGSYGASDSAVTDAPLIVLVNQGSASASEILAGALQDNNRAQIVGETTFGKGLIQSLFDLPDDSGIAVTVAKYETPSHRDINEAGIEPDYTVSQSLIPFSQMGTEEDEQYQEAVKLLTQKTLVAQH; from the coding sequence ATGATCAAATCGACCTTTTGGCAAAAACTCTTTACTGTCATCGTTGTGATTGGTATTGCCTGGCTTAGCTGGACTACCAATGCAACTGCTTATTACAACGAGGAAGAAAAAATATTTTTACAAGCCTGGCGGATCGTGAATCAGGCTTATTTAGATGATTCTTTTAATAATCAAAATTGGTGGTTTGTCCGCCAACGCTTCCTTGAGAAGGGCTTTTCCGATCGCGAAGCCACTTATCAAGCCATTGAAGAAATGCTAGCCACCTTAGATGACCCCTTCACTCGCTTGTTACGACCAGAGCAGTATCGCAGTTTACAGGTCAACACCTCAGGGGAACTCTCGGGAGTGGGGTTACAAATTGATATTAACGCCCAAACGAAACAATTGGAAGTCGTGACTCCCATTGATGGCTCACCAGCTGAACAAGCTGGCGTGAAACCGCGCGATCGCGTTCTCGAAATTGATGGCGTGAGTACGAAAAATCTCTCCCTTGATGAAGCAGCGTCTCGGATGCGGGGGAAAGTAGGAACTCATGTCACCCTCACGGTTGAATCGGGAACGGGAGAAAACGCAACCGTGCGAGACATAGATATTGTGCGCGATCGAATCTCCCTGAATCCCGTTTATGCCCGTTTAGATAATAATGGAGAATCCCCCATTGGCTATCTGCGTCTGGCTCAATTTAGTGCCAATGCAACCAAAGAAATTGCCCATTCCGTGGCTGATCTGGAGAACCAAGGAGCGCAGGGATTTATTCTCGATTTACGAAATAACCCAGGCGGTTTGCTGCAAGCCGGGATTGAAACTGCTCGTTTATGGCTCAATTCTGGAACTGTCGTCCACACCGTCAATCGACAAGGTATGATTGGCAGTTACGGAGCAAGTGATAGTGCTGTCACCGACGCACCGTTAATTGTCCTAGTTAATCAAGGCAGTGCCAGTGCTAGCGAGATTTTAGCGGGAGCATTGCAAGATAACAATCGCGCTCAAATTGTTGGAGAAACCACCTTTGGCAAAGGCTTAATTCAATCCCTCTTCGATTTACCAGATGACTCGGGGATTGCAGTGACAGTTGCCAAGTACGAAACCCCCAGTCATCGCGATATTAACGAAGCTGGTATTGAACCAGATTACACGGTCTCCCAATCCTTAATTCCCTTCTCCCAAATGGGAACAGAAGAGGATGAACAATATCAGGAGGCGGTTAAGTTACTGACTCAGAAAACTTTAGTTGCCCAACATTAG
- the petD gene encoding cytochrome b6-f complex subunit IV: protein MSTLKKPDLSDPKLRAKLAQGMGHNYYGEPAWPNDLLYTFPIVILGTIGLCVGLGVLDPAMSGEPADPFATPLEILPEWYFYPVFQILRIVPNKLLGIAAMASIPLGLMLVPFIENVNKFQNPFRRPVATAVFLFGTVVTLWLGIGATYPLDESLTLGLF from the coding sequence ATGTCCACCTTAAAAAAACCTGATTTAAGCGATCCGAAACTGCGGGCGAAGTTAGCCCAAGGCATGGGTCATAACTATTACGGCGAACCCGCTTGGCCGAACGACTTACTCTATACCTTCCCGATTGTAATTTTAGGAACGATTGGGCTCTGTGTTGGTTTAGGCGTTCTCGATCCTGCGATGAGCGGTGAACCAGCTGATCCGTTTGCGACACCGTTAGAAATTCTCCCTGAGTGGTATTTCTATCCTGTGTTCCAAATTTTACGGATTGTTCCCAACAAGCTGTTAGGAATTGCTGCTATGGCTTCGATTCCTCTCGGCTTAATGTTAGTTCCTTTTATCGAAAATGTGAATAAGTTCCAAAATCCCTTCCGTCGTCCAGTTGCAACGGCTGTTTTCTTATTCGGGACAGTGGTTACGCTCTGGCTTGGAATTGGTGCAACTTATCCTTTAGATGAATCTTTAACCTTAGGCTTGTTCTAA
- the petB gene encoding cytochrome b6: MFTKQVTDSKIYQWFDERLEVQAISDDIASKYVPPHVNIFYCLGGITLTCFLIQFATGFAMTFYYKPTVAEAFSSVQYLMTEVNFGWLIRSIHRWSASMMVLMMILHTFRVYLTGGFKKPRELTWITGVVLAVITVSFGVTGYSLPWDQIGYWAVKIVSGVPEAIPGVGPLIVELIRGSASVGQATLTRFYSLHTFVLPWFIAVFMLLHFIMIRKQGISGPL; the protein is encoded by the coding sequence ATGTTCACAAAACAAGTAACGGATTCTAAAATTTATCAATGGTTTGACGAGCGTCTGGAAGTCCAGGCGATCTCTGATGACATTGCCAGTAAATATGTTCCGCCTCACGTTAACATTTTTTATTGTCTCGGTGGAATCACTCTCACCTGCTTTTTAATTCAATTTGCAACGGGCTTTGCCATGACGTTTTACTACAAGCCCACCGTTGCTGAGGCATTTTCGTCTGTTCAATATCTGATGACTGAGGTCAACTTCGGCTGGCTCATCCGCTCCATTCACCGTTGGTCAGCAAGTATGATGGTGTTGATGATGATCCTCCATACTTTCCGAGTTTACCTCACTGGTGGCTTCAAAAAGCCTCGTGAGTTGACTTGGATTACAGGAGTTGTCTTAGCCGTCATTACCGTTTCCTTTGGGGTAACGGGTTACTCTCTCCCTTGGGATCAAATCGGTTATTGGGCTGTCAAAATCGTCTCTGGTGTTCCAGAAGCAATTCCTGGGGTGGGTCCTTTGATTGTAGAGTTAATTCGCGGTAGTGCAAGTGTTGGACAAGCCACACTCACCCGATTCTACAGCTTACACACCTTCGTTTTACCCTGGTTTATTGCTGTCTTCATGCTGCTGCACTTCATCATGATTCGTAAGCAAGGGATCTCTGGTCCTTTGTAA
- a CDS encoding photosystem II protein, Psb35-related has product MFWLIALFVVGWVAVALIGTQAYFRGEQTKPIHERNWRSDSFEQLSESFTGQGVDYNERTPAYGLDTYTSNNLPS; this is encoded by the coding sequence ATGTTTTGGTTAATTGCATTATTTGTCGTCGGTTGGGTAGCGGTTGCTCTGATTGGTACTCAAGCCTATTTCCGTGGCGAACAAACCAAACCCATCCACGAACGTAACTGGCGTTCTGACTCCTTTGAACAGCTTTCAGAGTCTTTCACTGGTCAAGGGGTTGATTACAACGAACGTACTCCTGCTTATGGACTGGATACCTACACCAGCAACAATCTCCCCAGCTAA
- a CDS encoding TIGR03643 family protein encodes MKQKQLSPEEISRVIEMAWEDDVPFDAIEAQYGLNEEQVIALMRSELKHSSFKMWRRRVTGRKSKHWKKKQMQP; translated from the coding sequence ATGAAGCAAAAGCAATTGAGTCCAGAAGAAATCAGCCGTGTTATAGAAATGGCTTGGGAAGATGATGTCCCGTTTGACGCGATCGAGGCTCAATACGGTTTGAACGAAGAGCAAGTTATTGCTTTAATGCGAAGCGAACTCAAGCACTCCAGCTTTAAGATGTGGCGACGGCGAGTCACGGGTCGGAAAAGCAAACACTGGAAGAAAAAGCAAATGCAACCCTAA
- a CDS encoding response regulator transcription factor: MESISIHIVEGNPHLRSLLGWHLQQAGFSVCQSGSIQQAKSNLNSGELTLLVLDSDLPDGDSLEFCYWLHRYYQAVILMLSARHNEADIVAGLKAGADDYLVKPFGMREFMARVQALARRFRGTNVPLLLDYGQLKINLAQRKVYLKGEKIEFTPQEFSLLYVLAQAQGLALSRLELLRRAWPEAIDNPRTIDTHILSLRKKLETNPRQPLLIQTVRNVGYRLNVDALSSKNLIKGSSRTPLAQINESSLANVSVSNIHNQESMS; encoded by the coding sequence GTGGAATCCATTTCTATTCACATTGTTGAGGGAAATCCTCATCTCAGGTCACTATTAGGCTGGCATTTGCAGCAAGCTGGGTTTTCCGTGTGTCAATCGGGAAGTATCCAGCAGGCGAAAAGTAACTTGAATAGTGGGGAACTGACCTTGCTGGTTTTAGATTCAGACTTACCAGATGGGGATAGCCTAGAGTTTTGCTACTGGTTACATCGCTATTACCAGGCCGTGATCTTGATGTTATCAGCACGCCACAATGAAGCTGATATTGTCGCTGGGCTAAAAGCAGGAGCAGATGATTATTTAGTCAAACCCTTTGGGATGCGAGAGTTTATGGCGCGAGTTCAAGCTCTGGCACGACGATTTCGAGGGACTAATGTTCCGTTATTGCTCGATTATGGGCAACTGAAAATTAATTTGGCGCAGCGTAAAGTGTATCTAAAAGGGGAAAAAATTGAATTTACCCCACAAGAATTTAGCTTACTGTACGTTTTAGCACAAGCGCAAGGGTTAGCTCTCTCTCGCTTAGAATTACTGCGTCGAGCTTGGCCAGAAGCCATTGATAATCCTCGCACCATTGACACCCATATTTTATCGTTGCGAAAAAAACTGGAAACGAATCCTCGTCAGCCCTTGCTGATTCAAACTGTGCGTAATGTCGGGTATCGTTTAAATGTTGATGCCCTGAGTTCAAAAAATTTGATTAAAGGGAGTTCAAGAACTCCGTTGGCTCAAATCAACGAGAGTTCTTTAGCCAATGTCTCTGTTTCTAACATTCACAACCAAGAATCCATGTCTTGA